One window of the Nicotiana tabacum cultivar K326 chromosome 4, ASM71507v2, whole genome shotgun sequence genome contains the following:
- the LOC107829679 gene encoding VQ motif-containing protein 25-like — MEEKAGIIRRESRPSSCSALRMNKNSQTITKMKPQIRIIHVFAPEIIKTDVANFRELVQRLTGKPSPSDKKKKESNIYNMKQILPSRNNKLLEEPLNCVTTFLNKKMELRTGFLNPSEWRERIKGEEEIWRNANSGGGFLDGLMEEFNQFPLDAAHMDAYGES, encoded by the coding sequence ATGGAAGAAAAAGCTGGCATAATAAGAAGGGAAAGTCGTCCATCATCATGTTCAGCACTAAGGATGAACAAGAATTCACAAACAATAACCAAAATGAAGCCCCAAATCCGAATAATTCACGTATTTGCACCAGAGATCATCAAGACAGACGTGGCGAATTTTCGGGAACTTGTTCAAAGGCTCACAGGGAAGCCATCGCCATcagataagaagaagaaagaaagcaaTATTTACAACATGAAGCAAATTCTTCCCAGCAGAAATAATAAGTTATTAGAGGAGCCGTTGAACTGTGTGACCACCTTTCTTAACAAGAAAATGGAGCTAAGGACTGGATTTCTTAATCCCTCAGAGTGGAGAGAAAGAATAAAAGGTGAAGAAGAGATATGGAGGAATGCAAATTCTGGTGGAGGTTTCTTGGATGGTTTGATGGAAGAGTTTAATCAGTTTCCTTTAGATGCTGCTCACATGGATGCCTATGGAGAATCATAA